Proteins from a genomic interval of Lysobacter arenosi:
- the smpB gene encoding SsrA-binding protein SmpB, whose protein sequence is MSKNSNKKTGKDKGKGGAGGTIALNKRARHDYLLEEKFEAGLSLQGWELKAIRAGRANIIEGYAVVRNGEMFLHGVQITPLISASTHVIPEERRTRKLLMHRHEIDNLIGRIQRDGYTVVPTALYWKGNKVKCEVALAKGKQAHDKRQASKEQDWQREKQRVMRGHNKNA, encoded by the coding sequence ATGTCCAAGAATTCCAACAAGAAGACCGGCAAGGATAAGGGAAAGGGCGGCGCGGGCGGCACCATCGCGCTTAACAAGCGCGCCCGCCACGACTACCTCCTCGAGGAGAAGTTCGAGGCCGGGCTATCCCTGCAGGGCTGGGAGCTGAAGGCGATCCGCGCCGGCCGCGCTAACATCATCGAAGGCTACGCCGTGGTGCGTAACGGCGAGATGTTCCTGCACGGCGTGCAGATCACTCCGCTGATCTCGGCCTCGACCCACGTCATCCCCGAAGAGCGCCGCACCCGCAAGCTGCTGATGCACCGCCACGAGATCGACAACCTGATCGGCCGCATCCAGCGCGACGGCTACACCGTCGTCCCCACCGCGCTGTACTGGAAGGGCAACAAGGTCAAGTGCGAAGTCGCCCTTGCCAAGGGCAAGCAGGCACACGACAAACGCCAGGCCAGCAAGGAACAGGACTGGCAGCGCGAGAAGCAGCGCGTGATGCGCGGGCATAACAAGAACGCCTGA
- the fur gene encoding ferric iron uptake transcriptional regulator, which translates to MESQDLRNAGLKVTHPRLRILELLEQSKPRHMTAEDIYRHLLEHGEDIGLATVYRVLTQFEAAGLVLKHNFEAGQSVYELDRGHHHDHMVDVDTGKITEFESPEIEELQRKIAAKHGYEIEEHSLVLYVRKKR; encoded by the coding sequence ATGGAATCGCAAGACCTGCGCAATGCCGGACTGAAGGTCACGCATCCGCGCCTGCGGATCCTGGAACTGCTGGAGCAGTCCAAGCCGCGCCACATGACCGCCGAAGACATCTACCGCCACCTGCTCGAGCACGGCGAGGACATCGGCCTGGCCACGGTCTACCGCGTCCTGACCCAGTTCGAGGCCGCCGGCCTGGTGCTCAAGCACAACTTCGAGGCCGGGCAGTCGGTGTACGAACTCGACCGTGGCCATCATCACGACCACATGGTCGATGTCGATACCGGCAAGATCACCGAGTTCGAGAGCCCGGAGATCGAGGAACTGCAGCGCAAGATCGCCGCCAAGCACGGTTACGAGATCGAAGAGCACTCGCTGGTGCTGTACGTGCGCAAGAAGCGCTGA
- the dnaK gene encoding molecular chaperone DnaK, whose amino-acid sequence MGKIIGIDLGTTNSCVAIMEGGKAKVIENAEGDRTTPSIVAFTKDGEVLVGASAKRQAVTNPKNTFFAVKRLIGRKFTDAEVQKDLDLVPYSIAQHENGDAWVATADGKNMAPQQISAEVLAKMKKTAEAYLGETVTEAVITVPAYFNDSQRQATKDAGKIAGLDVKRIINEPTAAALAYGMDKKGGDRKVAVYDLGGGTFDVSIIEIASVDGEMQVEVLATNGDTFLGGEDFDKRVIDYLVEEFQKDQGIDLRKDPLALQRLKDAAERAKIELSSAQQTEVNLPYVTADASGPKHLNIKLTRAKLEALVEDLVKRTIEPCRIALNDAGLRASEISEVILVGGQTRMPKVQQAVAEFFGKEPRKDVNPDEAVAVGAAIQGGVLAGDVKDVLLLDVTPLSLGIETLGGVFTKIIEKNTTIPTKASQTFSTAEDNQSAVTVHVLQGEREQARYNKSLARFDLTGIEAAPRGMPQVEVSFDIDANGILHVSAKDKKTNKEQKVEIKAGSGLSEDEIAKMVADAEANREEDQKFHELVQARNHADALIHNARSAIKDNGDKVAGDVIGRTEGAIAELETAMKGDDKGQIEAKSKALEEAAQSLFAAAAAASQPGQDAGGSAPKSDDVVDAEFTEVKDDKK is encoded by the coding sequence ATGGGCAAGATCATCGGTATCGATCTGGGCACGACCAATTCGTGCGTCGCGATCATGGAAGGCGGCAAGGCCAAGGTCATCGAAAACGCAGAAGGCGACCGCACCACGCCTTCGATCGTGGCCTTCACCAAGGACGGCGAAGTCCTGGTCGGCGCCTCGGCCAAGCGCCAGGCCGTCACCAATCCCAAGAACACCTTTTTCGCGGTCAAGCGCCTGATCGGCCGCAAGTTCACCGACGCCGAAGTCCAGAAGGACCTCGACCTGGTGCCGTACTCGATCGCCCAGCACGAGAACGGCGACGCCTGGGTCGCCACGGCCGACGGCAAGAACATGGCGCCGCAGCAGATCTCCGCTGAAGTGCTGGCGAAGATGAAGAAGACCGCCGAGGCCTACCTGGGCGAGACGGTCACCGAAGCGGTCATCACCGTGCCGGCGTACTTCAACGACAGCCAGCGCCAGGCGACCAAGGACGCCGGCAAGATCGCCGGCCTCGACGTCAAGCGCATCATCAACGAGCCGACCGCGGCCGCGCTGGCCTACGGCATGGACAAGAAGGGCGGCGACCGCAAGGTCGCGGTCTACGACCTCGGCGGCGGCACCTTCGACGTGTCGATCATCGAGATTGCGTCGGTCGACGGCGAGATGCAGGTCGAGGTGCTGGCCACCAACGGCGACACCTTCCTCGGTGGCGAGGACTTCGACAAGCGCGTCATCGATTACCTCGTGGAAGAATTCCAGAAGGACCAGGGCATCGACCTGCGCAAGGATCCGCTGGCCCTGCAGCGCCTGAAGGACGCGGCCGAGCGCGCCAAGATCGAGCTGTCGAGCGCGCAGCAGACCGAGGTCAACCTGCCGTACGTCACCGCTGACGCCTCCGGTCCGAAGCACCTCAACATCAAGCTGACCCGCGCCAAGCTCGAAGCCCTGGTCGAAGACCTGGTCAAGCGCACCATCGAGCCGTGCCGCATCGCCCTGAACGACGCCGGCCTGCGTGCCAGCGAGATCAGCGAAGTGATCCTGGTCGGTGGCCAGACCCGCATGCCGAAGGTGCAGCAGGCCGTGGCCGAGTTCTTCGGCAAGGAACCGCGCAAGGACGTCAATCCCGACGAGGCCGTGGCCGTGGGCGCCGCGATCCAGGGCGGCGTGCTGGCCGGCGACGTCAAGGACGTGCTGCTGCTCGACGTGACCCCGCTGTCGCTCGGCATCGAGACCCTGGGTGGCGTGTTCACCAAGATCATCGAGAAGAACACCACCATCCCGACCAAGGCCTCGCAGACCTTCAGCACCGCCGAGGACAACCAGTCCGCGGTGACCGTGCACGTGCTGCAGGGTGAGCGCGAGCAGGCCCGCTACAACAAGTCGCTGGCCCGCTTCGACCTGACCGGCATCGAGGCCGCGCCGCGCGGCATGCCGCAGGTGGAGGTGTCGTTCGACATCGACGCCAACGGCATCCTGCACGTGTCGGCCAAGGACAAGAAGACCAACAAGGAACAGAAGGTCGAGATCAAGGCCGGTTCCGGTCTGTCCGAGGACGAGATCGCCAAGATGGTCGCCGACGCGGAAGCCAACCGCGAGGAAGACCAGAAGTTCCACGAGCTGGTGCAGGCCCGCAACCACGCCGATGCGTTGATCCACAACGCCCGCAGCGCGATCAAGGACAACGGCGACAAGGTTGCCGGCGACGTGATCGGCCGCACCGAAGGCGCGATTGCCGAGCTCGAGACGGCGATGAAGGGCGACGACAAGGGCCAGATCGAGGCCAAGTCGAAGGCACTGGAGGAAGCGGCGCAATCGCTGTTCGCCGCTGCCGCCGCCGCTTCGCAGCCGGGCCAGGATGCCGGTGGCAGCGCGCCGAAGTCCGATGACGTCGTGGACGCGGAGTTCACTGAAGTCAAGGACGACAAGAAGTAA
- a CDS encoding sensor histidine kinase — protein sequence MRVRRAAARMGELIDALLKMSRLSRGELKLERVDLSRLAGEVLEELRVGDGKRQVDIQIEPDLFVIGDATLLRNLLGNLLGNAWKFTRDRVGAQIEFGAVQRETGPEYFVRDNGAGFSQEYVDKLFRPFQRLHQNEDFAGHGIGLASVKRIVERHGGTIRAEGEVGRGATFWFTLPREKLID from the coding sequence GTGCGCGTTCGCCGCGCCGCCGCGCGCATGGGCGAGCTGATCGACGCACTGCTGAAGATGTCGCGGCTGAGTCGTGGCGAACTGAAGCTGGAGCGCGTCGATCTCAGTCGACTGGCCGGCGAGGTGCTGGAAGAGCTCCGCGTCGGCGACGGCAAGCGCCAGGTCGACATCCAGATCGAGCCGGACCTGTTCGTGATCGGCGACGCGACCTTGTTGCGCAACCTGCTCGGCAACCTGTTGGGCAATGCCTGGAAGTTCACCCGCGACCGCGTCGGTGCGCAGATCGAGTTCGGTGCCGTGCAGCGCGAGACCGGCCCGGAGTACTTCGTCCGCGACAACGGCGCCGGGTTCTCGCAGGAGTATGTCGACAAGCTGTTCCGGCCGTTCCAGCGCCTGCACCAGAACGAGGATTTCGCCGGCCACGGCATCGGCCTGGCGTCGGTCAAGCGCATCGTCGAGCGCCACGGCGGCACGATACGCGCCGAGGGCGAGGTGGGCCGCGGCGCGACGTTCTGGTTCACGCTGCCGCGCGAGAAGCTGATCGACTGA
- a CDS encoding RnfH family protein: protein MKVEVVRAWPRRFEAVALQLDEGACVADALRAAGLADDPETTGYAVFGVRATVDTRLRDGDRLELLRPLQADPKESRRRRAQQVPRK from the coding sequence ATGAAGGTCGAAGTCGTCCGCGCCTGGCCGCGCCGATTCGAAGCGGTGGCGCTGCAGTTGGACGAGGGCGCTTGCGTCGCAGATGCGCTGCGGGCCGCCGGACTGGCGGACGACCCGGAAACGACCGGCTATGCGGTGTTCGGCGTGCGTGCGACTGTCGACACGCGATTGCGCGATGGCGACCGGCTGGAATTGCTCAGGCCGCTGCAGGCGGACCCGAAAGAGTCACGCCGCCGGCGCGCGCAGCAGGTGCCGCGCAAGTAG
- the hrcA gene encoding heat-inducible transcriptional repressor HrcA, with protein MNRKPADPSLDPRARQLLRTLIGRYINSGEPIGSQTLARHAGLDVSAATIRNILADLEDAGLLSAPHSSAGRVPTPQGYRLFVDSLLQVRPLPDSDLARLRGELPAGSGTQALLGSASELLSAMTHFVGVVSVPRREQFAFRRIDFVPLDGARVLAILVFADNEVQNRIVQTRRPFDSGELERVANYLNAHFAGRTVADIRATLLRELRTAQTEMQSLLTQSVELAEQALAPGGDDMVLAGQTRLMGLQELADLDRLRDLFDAFARKREILQLLERTVQAPGVRIFIGEETGLAPLEGMSLVTAPYVAGGGSGQVLGVLGVIGPTRMAYDRVIPVVQAAADALGAAIHSES; from the coding sequence ATGAACCGCAAACCTGCCGATCCCAGCCTCGACCCGCGTGCACGGCAGCTGTTGCGCACCCTGATCGGCCGCTACATCAACAGCGGCGAGCCGATCGGCTCGCAGACGCTGGCGCGGCACGCCGGGCTGGACGTCAGCGCGGCGACCATCCGCAACATCCTGGCCGACCTGGAAGACGCCGGCCTGCTCAGCGCGCCCCACAGCTCGGCCGGACGCGTCCCGACGCCCCAGGGCTACCGCCTGTTCGTCGACTCGCTGCTGCAGGTGCGGCCACTGCCGGACTCCGACCTAGCCCGCCTGCGCGGCGAGCTACCGGCCGGTTCCGGCACCCAGGCCCTGCTCGGCAGCGCCTCGGAGCTGCTGTCGGCGATGACCCACTTCGTCGGCGTGGTCAGCGTGCCGCGGCGCGAGCAGTTCGCCTTCCGCCGCATCGATTTCGTGCCGCTCGACGGCGCGCGTGTGCTGGCGATCCTGGTGTTCGCCGACAACGAAGTGCAGAACCGGATCGTGCAGACCCGTCGCCCGTTCGACAGTGGCGAGCTCGAGCGCGTGGCCAACTACCTGAACGCCCACTTCGCCGGGCGCACCGTGGCCGACATCCGCGCCACCCTGCTGCGCGAGCTACGCACCGCCCAGACCGAGATGCAGTCACTGCTGACGCAGTCGGTCGAGCTGGCCGAGCAGGCGCTGGCGCCGGGCGGCGACGACATGGTGCTGGCCGGACAGACCCGCCTGATGGGGCTGCAGGAACTGGCCGACCTGGACCGCCTGCGCGACCTGTTCGACGCCTTCGCCCGCAAGCGCGAGATCCTGCAGCTGCTCGAACGCACGGTGCAGGCGCCCGGCGTACGCATTTTCATTGGCGAGGAGACCGGCCTGGCGCCGCTGGAAGGGATGTCGCTGGTCACCGCCCCGTACGTTGCCGGCGGTGGCAGTGGCCAGGTACTGGGCGTCCTGGGGGTGATCGGGCCGACCCGGATGGCGTACGACCGCGTGATTCCAGTGGTCCAGGCCGCCGCCGACGCGCTCGGGGCTGCCATCCACTCCGAGTCCTGA
- a CDS encoding CHASE domain-containing protein, translating to MTDAAGPRSPELAELSPRRGYLLALIVLVGSLVLVFTAWRAARERELRAAEAEFISKSAEVTELLRQGMIKYELVARGGVSMFATVTRERPTPAQWKAYVDGMDIQERFAGMVGLGFAEYVTATRLPEVQLQWRDAGYGMLEVWPRGERADYGPILYLEPKTPANVAAVGFDMYSEPVRRAAMTAAMDTGNTYLSGPVHLIQDGPLQGTGLLLYLPVYRGGSRPATTGLRRAEIQGWAYVPLRVDGFVRNALGAVHGSTRFRVVDEGGEERVLFATPVGSDKRPPAFRHSERFNQYGRRWRVDFESAPLAVAAPRLQGLQNLLALGLFSSLLLYAIAWMLARTEAQAYRIAVRMTEDFRRSEMRFRSAMLYSAIGKALLDSEGQIVEANPALAMIVGLTPEALVGVRFDSLFESDEPEMIAHATGSTPTRRASIVPPVACIARAVSRARRS from the coding sequence ATGACCGATGCCGCCGGCCCCCGTTCCCCCGAGCTCGCGGAGCTGTCGCCGCGGCGCGGCTACCTGCTGGCGCTGATCGTGCTGGTCGGCTCGCTGGTGCTGGTGTTCACCGCCTGGCGGGCGGCGCGCGAGCGCGAACTGCGCGCGGCCGAGGCGGAGTTCATCAGCAAGAGCGCGGAAGTCACCGAGCTGCTGCGCCAGGGCATGATCAAGTACGAACTGGTCGCGCGCGGCGGTGTGTCGATGTTCGCGACGGTGACGCGGGAGCGGCCTACGCCGGCGCAGTGGAAAGCCTATGTCGACGGCATGGACATCCAGGAGCGTTTCGCCGGCATGGTCGGTCTCGGTTTCGCCGAGTACGTGACCGCCACGCGCTTGCCGGAGGTGCAACTGCAATGGCGCGATGCCGGCTACGGCATGCTCGAAGTGTGGCCGCGCGGTGAGCGCGCCGACTACGGGCCGATCCTCTACCTGGAACCGAAGACGCCGGCGAATGTCGCCGCGGTCGGTTTCGACATGTACTCCGAGCCGGTGCGGCGGGCGGCGATGACCGCCGCCATGGACACCGGCAATACCTACCTGTCCGGCCCCGTGCACCTTATCCAGGACGGTCCGCTGCAGGGCACCGGATTGCTGCTGTACCTGCCGGTCTATCGCGGCGGCAGCCGGCCGGCGACGACCGGGCTGCGCCGGGCAGAGATCCAGGGCTGGGCTTACGTGCCGTTGCGCGTCGACGGATTCGTGCGCAACGCGCTCGGCGCGGTGCACGGCAGTACCCGCTTCCGCGTCGTCGACGAGGGCGGCGAGGAACGCGTGCTGTTCGCCACGCCGGTCGGCAGCGACAAGCGCCCGCCTGCGTTCCGCCACAGCGAACGCTTCAACCAGTACGGGCGCCGCTGGCGCGTGGACTTCGAATCGGCACCGCTGGCGGTGGCCGCACCGCGCCTGCAGGGATTGCAGAACCTGCTTGCGCTGGGTTTGTTCTCGTCGCTGCTGTTGTATGCCATCGCCTGGATGCTGGCGCGCACCGAAGCGCAGGCGTACCGGATCGCGGTGCGGATGACCGAGGACTTCCGCCGCAGCGAGATGCGCTTCCGCAGCGCGATGCTGTATTCGGCGATCGGCAAGGCACTGCTCGACAGTGAAGGGCAGATTGTCGAAGCCAACCCGGCGCTGGCGATGATCGTCGGCCTGACACCGGAGGCGCTGGTAGGCGTGCGTTTCGATTCGTTGTTCGAAAGCGACGAGCCCGAAATGATCGCGCACGCAACCGGCAGCACACCGACGCGCAGGGCATCCATCGTGCCACCCGTCGCCTGCATCGCGAGGGCGGTGAGCCGCGCCAGGCGCAGCTGA
- the recN gene encoding DNA repair protein RecN — protein sequence MLVHLSLKQFAVVSEAELGFGPGLTVISGETGAGKSLLVDALGLISGLRADSGVVRHGADRAELVAGFSLDDVPLARAWLRDNELDEDDACQIRRVIRADGGSRAWVNGRPVTLGQLSELSTLLVEIHGQHEHQALLSRPSQLALLDAFGRTQAELGAVGAAATRWSALLTERDELSAKGDVSDRISWLEHQHGELDREDLEADAIARLQDDHRRHAHAADLIAACEGAFAHLGGEEGPSLSRSLQQVRSDLQRVVEHEPRLGDVDAMLDAAAIQVDEALALLDRVRSDLDLDPSALELIEQRLTRIHELARKHRVPPEQLGAQRDAIAAELESLQGAGARLARLDTEIEAARRDWRQAADALGRLRREAAANLSASTTALISELGMGGGRFDVQVEPVETDRPDPQGGERVEFLVAANPGQPARALRKVASGGELSRISLAIEVAALGLDAVPTMVFDEVDTGIGGAVAEIVGQKLRALGASRQVLCVTHLPQVAAQGHAHYRVSKAASEGVTQSAVQLLNAKQREEELARMLGGVELTREARAAAKRLLADV from the coding sequence ATGCTCGTCCACCTCTCCCTCAAGCAGTTCGCCGTGGTCAGTGAAGCCGAGCTCGGTTTCGGTCCCGGCCTGACCGTCATCTCCGGCGAGACCGGCGCCGGCAAGTCGTTGCTGGTCGACGCGCTGGGCCTGATCTCCGGCCTGCGTGCCGACAGCGGCGTCGTCCGCCACGGCGCCGACCGCGCCGAGCTGGTCGCCGGCTTCAGCCTCGACGACGTCCCGCTGGCCCGTGCCTGGCTGCGCGACAACGAGCTGGACGAGGACGACGCCTGCCAGATCCGGCGCGTGATCCGCGCCGACGGCGGCTCGCGCGCCTGGGTCAACGGCCGCCCGGTCACGCTGGGCCAGCTGAGCGAGCTGTCCACCCTGCTGGTCGAGATCCATGGCCAGCACGAGCACCAGGCGCTGCTGTCGCGCCCCAGCCAGCTGGCGCTGCTGGATGCCTTCGGCCGTACCCAGGCCGAACTGGGCGCCGTCGGCGCCGCGGCGACTCGCTGGAGCGCATTGCTGACCGAGCGCGACGAACTGTCGGCCAAGGGCGATGTCTCCGACCGCATCAGCTGGCTCGAACACCAGCATGGCGAACTGGATCGCGAAGACCTCGAGGCCGACGCCATCGCGCGCCTGCAGGACGACCATCGCCGCCATGCCCATGCGGCCGACCTGATTGCCGCCTGCGAAGGTGCATTCGCCCACCTCGGTGGCGAGGAAGGCCCCTCGCTCTCGCGCAGCCTGCAACAGGTTCGCAGCGACCTGCAGCGTGTGGTGGAACACGAGCCGCGCCTGGGCGATGTCGACGCGATGCTCGATGCGGCCGCGATCCAGGTCGACGAAGCCCTTGCCCTGCTCGACCGCGTTCGCAGCGACCTCGACCTCGACCCGTCGGCGCTGGAGCTGATCGAGCAGCGCCTGACCCGCATCCACGAACTGGCGCGCAAGCACCGCGTGCCACCCGAGCAACTGGGCGCGCAGCGCGATGCGATTGCGGCCGAACTGGAATCGCTGCAAGGCGCCGGCGCGCGCCTGGCCCGCCTCGACACCGAGATCGAAGCCGCCCGTCGCGACTGGCGCCAGGCTGCCGACGCACTCGGCCGTCTGCGCCGCGAGGCCGCGGCCAACCTGTCGGCCAGCACCACCGCGCTGATCTCCGAACTGGGCATGGGCGGCGGCCGCTTCGACGTGCAGGTCGAACCGGTCGAGACCGACCGCCCCGACCCGCAGGGTGGCGAGCGCGTGGAGTTCCTGGTCGCCGCCAACCCGGGCCAGCCGGCGCGAGCGCTGCGCAAGGTCGCCTCCGGCGGCGAACTGTCGCGCATCTCTCTGGCGATCGAAGTCGCCGCGCTGGGACTGGACGCGGTACCGACGATGGTCTTCGACGAAGTCGACACCGGCATCGGCGGCGCCGTGGCCGAGATCGTCGGCCAGAAGCTGCGCGCGCTGGGCGCCAGCCGCCAGGTGCTGTGCGTGACCCACCTGCCGCAGGTCGCTGCGCAGGGTCATGCCCATTACCGGGTCAGCAAGGCAGCCAGCGAAGGCGTCACCCAGAGCGCGGTGCAGCTGCTCAATGCCAAGCAGCGCGAGGAAGAACTGGCACGCATGCTCGGCGGCGTCGAACTCACCCGCGAAGCACGGGCTGCCGCCAAGCGCCTGCTGGCCGACGTCTGA
- a CDS encoding potassium channel family protein encodes MLNQLLWALLLTAITVVMHSCYSALTIKQIAKAARPREGRYLHFFLVRVVIELMLVHSAETIVWAWFYEWKNAEWTWNTALYFSVVSYATLGYGDVLLPPEWRLVGALQSLVGVLLAGWSVALLVAVLQSTLRKKVAEERLPLRRE; translated from the coding sequence ATGCTCAACCAGTTGCTCTGGGCGTTGCTGCTGACTGCGATCACCGTGGTGATGCACAGCTGTTACAGCGCCCTCACCATCAAGCAGATCGCCAAGGCGGCGCGACCGCGCGAAGGCCGCTACCTGCATTTCTTCCTGGTCCGGGTGGTTATCGAGCTGATGCTGGTGCACAGCGCCGAAACCATCGTGTGGGCATGGTTCTACGAGTGGAAGAACGCCGAGTGGACCTGGAACACCGCGCTCTATTTCTCGGTGGTCAGCTACGCCACGCTCGGTTACGGCGACGTGCTGCTGCCGCCGGAATGGCGCCTGGTCGGCGCACTGCAGAGCCTCGTCGGCGTGCTGCTGGCGGGCTGGTCGGTGGCCTTGCTGGTGGCCGTGTTGCAGTCGACGCTGCGCAAGAAGGTCGCCGAGGAGCGGCTTCCCCTGCGCAGGGAGTGA
- a CDS encoding outer membrane protein assembly factor BamE — translation MHKLLLVLSIAMVTGGCGILYKQPIYQGNLLEKANVDQLQAGMSKQQVSLLLGSPSIEDPFHHNRWDYTSTQRTDRVGRTEVKNLTLWFENDTLAKWEGDYFPEQDEDLAKAAPKQFGRNLPKEKDKRRGR, via the coding sequence ATGCACAAGCTCCTGTTGGTCCTTTCCATCGCCATGGTCACCGGCGGGTGCGGCATCCTCTACAAGCAGCCGATCTACCAGGGCAACCTGCTGGAAAAGGCCAATGTCGACCAGCTGCAGGCCGGCATGAGCAAGCAACAGGTGTCCCTGCTGCTGGGCTCTCCGTCGATCGAGGACCCGTTCCACCACAACCGTTGGGACTACACCTCGACCCAGCGCACCGACCGCGTTGGCCGCACCGAGGTCAAGAACCTCACCCTGTGGTTCGAGAACGACACCCTGGCCAAGTGGGAAGGCGATTACTTCCCCGAGCAGGACGAAGATCTGGCCAAGGCCGCGCCGAAGCAGTTCGGCCGCAACCTGCCCAAGGAAAAGGACAAGCGCCGCGGGCGCTGA
- a CDS encoding type II toxin-antitoxin system RatA family toxin, with translation MQTIRRTALVEHSAARMFALVNDVAAYPRRFDWCEAAQVLEAGEGRIVARLDIGFGALRTWFTTENTMSPPHHIELKLVDGPFRSLGGRWEFHALDESACKVTLTLSFEPKVKLLGPAMAIGFQGLADRMVDDFIKVADRGEDA, from the coding sequence ATGCAGACCATCCGCCGCACCGCCCTTGTCGAACACTCCGCCGCGCGCATGTTCGCGCTGGTCAACGATGTGGCCGCCTATCCGCGCCGCTTCGACTGGTGCGAGGCCGCGCAGGTGCTGGAGGCCGGGGAGGGTCGCATCGTCGCCCGCCTCGATATCGGATTCGGCGCGCTGCGCACGTGGTTCACCACCGAAAACACCATGTCGCCGCCACATCACATCGAGCTCAAGCTGGTCGACGGCCCGTTTCGCAGCCTCGGCGGGCGCTGGGAGTTCCATGCCCTGGACGAGTCGGCCTGCAAGGTCACGCTGACGCTGTCGTTCGAACCGAAGGTCAAGCTGCTCGGTCCGGCGATGGCGATCGGCTTCCAGGGCCTTGCCGATCGCATGGTCGACGACTTCATCAAGGTGGCCGACCGCGGCGAGGACGCATGA
- the grpE gene encoding nucleotide exchange factor GrpE, whose protein sequence is MTQIDPQDTPDNDTLDLANDADGGDSLAAQLQAARAELTQLREDSLRERAELENQRKRMARDIDMARKFANERVLGDLLPVIDSLEAGLTIQADTAQHLREGMELTLRQLLKVVSDNGLVAIDPVGKAFNPEHHQAMSMVESAGHAPGDVVQVYQKGWLLNDRLLRPALVVVAKHD, encoded by the coding sequence ATGACCCAGATCGATCCGCAAGACACCCCCGACAACGACACCCTGGACCTTGCCAACGACGCCGACGGCGGCGATTCGCTGGCCGCGCAACTGCAGGCCGCCCGCGCCGAGCTGACGCAGCTGCGTGAGGATTCGCTGCGCGAACGCGCCGAACTCGAGAACCAGCGCAAGCGCATGGCCCGCGATATCGACATGGCGCGCAAGTTCGCCAACGAGCGCGTCCTTGGCGACCTGCTGCCGGTGATCGACAGCCTCGAGGCCGGCCTCACCATCCAGGCCGACACCGCCCAGCACCTGCGTGAAGGCATGGAGCTGACCCTGCGCCAGCTGCTCAAGGTCGTCTCCGACAACGGCCTGGTCGCGATCGACCCGGTCGGCAAGGCCTTCAACCCGGAGCACCACCAGGCGATGAGCATGGTCGAGAGCGCCGGGCATGCGCCGGGCGACGTGGTCCAGGTCTACCAGAAGGGCTGGCTGCTCAACGACCGCCTGCTGCGCCCTGCGCTGGTGGTGGTGGCCAAGCACGACTGA